The genomic stretch GCGAGTTCACAGGGAATGGGAGATGAAGAGTCACCAGACGTTTATTCGAGAAGTTTATAGAAAGCTCGGCTGTAGTCAGGACTTGCCAATCTGGTGACGGCGGAGTTGGCCGAAGGAAAGCGCGCAACAACGTGTCTCGGTGGGCACCTGCCAACTTCTGTCCTGGAAGAGTTCCCAGTCTAGACACAAGAGTAATGAGCTGATACTTACGCGACTGCTACAGATAGTGTCCCGGCGTCGTAAGAGGCCTGGAATGTGATGGACCTGATGGCTTTCTCTGGTGCGCTTGTGGCGAGTGTTGGCGCGCAACGTGGGGGCAGGCGGTGCAAAGGCGCAAGGGTCCCAAGCAGCCATACAACTTTATCACCTCACCGGCTTCCTTTTCACTGGCTGGCTCCGGCACAGCTCTCCGCGAGGTCGCCTTACTGTTTTCTTTATAGGAGCTATCATCTGATCTTTTTGGTCTCTAAATTGTGCATCAATTGAGCCTCATATTCGCGGAAGCCGAGTCCGTTCACTCTGTGTACCACCGCCTCGTGTCGATAATGGCTACTCGGGTAGACCGAAAGTCCAAAGTGCTCAGTCGGCGGGAGATTGAGGCCCAGATTGCCAATGGACGCTCTATAGTGATAGTAGACAACAAGGTCTTGAAGGTCGACGCATGGTTGCCATATCATCCAGGCGGTGACAAAGCAATACTTCACATGGTTGGACGCGACGCAACGGACGAGGTCACTCGGTACGTGCATTCATGGCTCAGATGAGTTTTAAATTGACAATATACCCCAGATTTCACTCTGCGCAAACGCTCGAGTCCATGAACCGCTACCAGATTGGCCGCATCGAAGGACGCTGGAAGAACTTCTTGCCGCCGATCCAAGGAGGAAAGTTTAGGACACAAGAAGAACTGGATAGACTATCAGACGAAGAATATGCGGAATCATACTCCTGGTCTGAGCAAGAGACAGTTAGCTCGGCCTCTTCTGCGGATAACAGCCCGCTTTTCGAACCGGCCGACAAGTCTTCTGCGTCGATTCGTAAACGCAACGGGGACGGCATTGGCAGAGCTTCTTCGATCTCCAGTGTTTCTTCGGTCGAGCTCGACCAAGAAAAGATTGTCCCAAAGATGTCAGTGCTCGACAGGCGAACACAAGAAGAGCTGGACTTCGACAAGGCCAAATACCCGTCCCTAGACCCTGCCACCCAAGACGCCATCACGCAAAAATACCGAGAGCTACAAGTACGGATAAAGCGGGAGGGACTCTATGATTGCAACTATACCGCGTATGGCATTGAATGCTTACGCTATGCATCTTTTTTGTGCGCATTCCTATTCCTTCTGCGGTCGGGTTGGTACATCACTAGTGCTATTCCACTTGCGTGTCTTTGGCACCAGCTCACATTCACCGTCCATGATGCTGGACACATGGGCATTACCCACGACTTTACGACCGACTCAACTATCGCAATGTTTATCGCCTCGTACATGGGCGGTCTCAGCGCTTGTTGGTGGAAGTACAACCACAATGTACACCACCTCGTCACGAATCATCCCGAACACGATCCTGACATTCAGTACATTCCTTTCTTCTCAATCACCCATCGATTCATGGAGAGTCTCACAACGACCTTCTACGAATGGGTCATGGAGTACGATGCCTTTGCAAAAGTCATGATTCGGGTCCAGCACTATACGTATTACCCAATCATGCTGTTCGCACGCTTCAACCTTTACAGGTTATCATGGATGTATCTGCTCCTTGGTAAAGGCCCTAAGAAAGGCCCCGCTTGGTGGCATCGCTACTTCGAGATCGTCGGCATGGTTGTCTTTTGGACTTGGTTCGGCTATGGGGTCGTATACAAGTCTATACCAGACAACAGCAGTCGCATCTGGTTCGTGCTGATTGTGCATGCACTGACCTCGCCGCTTCACATACAGATTACCCTGTCTCACTTCGCAATGAGCACAGCAGATCTAGGAATCCACGAGTCTTTTGCCCAGAAGATGCTACGAACGACCATGGATGTCGACTGCCCGCAATGGCTTGACTTCTTCCATGGTGGCTTGCAATTTCAAGCCATTCATCATCTGTATCCTCGCATCCCCAGGCACAATCTACGCAAGACA from Pyrenophora tritici-repentis strain M4 chromosome 1, whole genome shotgun sequence encodes the following:
- a CDS encoding DesA, Fatty acid desaturase: MATRVDRKSKVLSRREIEAQIANGRSIVIVDNKVLKVDAWLPYHPGGDKAILHMVGRDATDEVTRFHSAQTLESMNRYQIGRIEGRWKNFLPPIQGGKFRTQEELDRLSDEEYAESYSWSEQETVSSASSADNSPLFEPADKSSASIRKRNGDGIGRASSISSVSSVELDQEKIVPKMSVLDRRTQEELDFDKAKYPSLDPATQDAITQKYRELQVRIKREGLYDCNYTAYGIECLRYASFLCAFLFLLRSGWYITSAIPLACLWHQLTFTVHDAGHMGITHDFTTDSTIAMFIASYMGGLSACWWKYNHNVHHLVTNHPEHDPDIQYIPFFSITHRFMESLTTTFYEWVMEYDAFAKVMIRVQHYTYYPIMLFARFNLYRLSWMYLLLGKGPKKGPAWWHRYFEIVGMVVFWTWFGYGVVYKSIPDNSSRIWFVLIVHALTSPLHIQITLSHFAMSTADLGIHESFAQKMLRTTMDVDCPQWLDFFHGGLQFQAIHHLYPRIPRHNLRKTQKLVQDFCNEVNIPYALYGFVDGNKLVVGRLADVARQAAIFAQCQRTIVAEGDYGIH